The proteins below come from a single Malus domestica chromosome 03, GDT2T_hap1 genomic window:
- the LOC103407626 gene encoding heavy metal-associated isoprenylated plant protein 47-like isoform X1: protein MVTDIQFHFRCFIGFPSQKLNFYISHNTLSKMPPQMKIVVKVPMHCDKCRRKAMKIAARAQGVSKVSIDKDLVEVIGDDVDPFCLMKSLRKRFGCCCALVKVEEVKPPKPPPPLEKPPPAVEKPPPASCVQNCCTCTPHCRSMYCVQYCCTPQFRPMYCELVHEYPEPTTCSIM from the exons ATGGTAACCGATATACAGTTCCACTTTCGCTGTTTCATAGGTTTTCCATCCCAAAAACTTAACTTCTATATTTCACACAATACTCTCTCCAAAATGCCGCCG CAGATGAAGATCGTTGTGAAGGTGCCAATGCACTGTGACAAATGCAGAAGAAAGGCCATGAAGATTGCAGCTCGTGCACAGG GTGTTAGTAAAGTGTCGATAGACAAAGATCTTGTGGAGGTGATCGGGGATGATGTAGACCCGTTCTGCTTGATGAAGTCATTGAGGAAAAGGTTCGGCTGTTGCTGCGCCCTAGTCAAAGTTGAAGAAGTAAAGCCGCCAAAGCCACCTCCACCTTTGGAAAAGCCACCTCCAGCTGTGGAAAAGCCACCTCCAGCAAGCTGTGTTCAAAACTGTTGCACTTGCACTCCCCATTGTCGTTCAATGTACTGTGTTCAATACTGTTGCACTCCTCAGTTTCGTCCAATGTACTGTGAACTGGTTCATGAATATCCAGAACCAACCACCTGCTCCATAATGTAA
- the LOC103407626 gene encoding heavy metal-associated isoprenylated plant protein 47-like isoform X4, producing the protein MPPMKIVVKVPMHCDKCRRKAMKIAARAQGVSKVSIDKDLVEVIGDDVDPFCLMKSLRKRFGCCCALVKVEEVKPPKPPPPLEKPPPAVEKPPPASCVQNCCTCTPHCRSMYCVQYCCTPQFRPMYCELVHEYPEPTTCSIM; encoded by the exons ATGCCGCCG ATGAAGATCGTTGTGAAGGTGCCAATGCACTGTGACAAATGCAGAAGAAAGGCCATGAAGATTGCAGCTCGTGCACAGG GTGTTAGTAAAGTGTCGATAGACAAAGATCTTGTGGAGGTGATCGGGGATGATGTAGACCCGTTCTGCTTGATGAAGTCATTGAGGAAAAGGTTCGGCTGTTGCTGCGCCCTAGTCAAAGTTGAAGAAGTAAAGCCGCCAAAGCCACCTCCACCTTTGGAAAAGCCACCTCCAGCTGTGGAAAAGCCACCTCCAGCAAGCTGTGTTCAAAACTGTTGCACTTGCACTCCCCATTGTCGTTCAATGTACTGTGTTCAATACTGTTGCACTCCTCAGTTTCGTCCAATGTACTGTGAACTGGTTCATGAATATCCAGAACCAACCACCTGCTCCATAATGTAA
- the LOC103407626 gene encoding heavy metal-associated isoprenylated plant protein 47-like isoform X5 has translation MPPMKIVVKVPMHCDKCRRKAMKIAARAQGVSKVSIDKDLVEVIGDDVDPFCLMKSLRKRFGCCCALVKVEEVKPPKPPPPLEKPPPAVEKPPPASCVQNCCTCTPHCRSMYCVQYCCTPQFRPMYCELVHEYPEPTTCSIM, from the exons ATGAAGATCGTTGTGAAGGTGCCAATGCACTGTGACAAATGCAGAAGAAAGGCCATGAAGATTGCAGCTCGTGCACAGG GTGTTAGTAAAGTGTCGATAGACAAAGATCTTGTGGAGGTGATCGGGGATGATGTAGACCCGTTCTGCTTGATGAAGTCATTGAGGAAAAGGTTCGGCTGTTGCTGCGCCCTAGTCAAAGTTGAAGAAGTAAAGCCGCCAAAGCCACCTCCACCTTTGGAAAAGCCACCTCCAGCTGTGGAAAAGCCACCTCCAGCAAGCTGTGTTCAAAACTGTTGCACTTGCACTCCCCATTGTCGTTCAATGTACTGTGTTCAATACTGTTGCACTCCTCAGTTTCGTCCAATGTACTGTGAACTGGTTCATGAATATCCAGAACCAACCACCTGCTCCATAATGTAA